From the Sphingobacteruim zhuxiongii genome, the window CGACGGAAACCGCACCTGTTAAATTTACTTTCTTCTGACTGCCATATCCCACGACTACAACCTCATCGATTGAAGTATCTTCCGAATTTAATTTAACATTCGTTAAAGCGGAACCACTTAGGGTTTGCGACTGGTAGCCTAACATTCTTATTTCAAAGCGGTCTGTTGCAGTCCCCTGCTGCACGAACCTACCTTGCGCATCTGTTTGCACAGCATAGCCTGTTCTTAAATTTCGAACTTGTACGCTCGACAAGGCTACTCCTTGTGCATCAGTGATCGTTCCGGAAATTTCTTGTTGCTGATAAGTCTGTTGAGATTGCGAAAGATTCCAATCGCCTGTATAGAGCGGCTTCACATCGGTGACAGCCTGCACAGTTCCTAGCGCTAAGAAAGGAATACTTAGCACGAGGCAACCTCGATTCATCATCTGCCTGATTTTAAACTGTTTTCGGTTCATCTTATTCAGGATAATTTGATTAATTGATAAAGTAATTTAGTTTTTGGTTATTCGAACAAGTGCCATTGTGTTAAAAAGAAAACACTATAATCAAATATTTGAATACAATAATAATACATTTTTGTATACAATCAAATATATTAACATTTAAATCATGACTTCTCCCAGTTAGAAAAGTAGAATATTGATAAACGTTATTTACGCGCTGGAACGCAATAGGCACTTGAAAGTTGTAAAAAGAAGCATTTAGCTATACTTCATTTGAATGAATAGGCACTCGTAAGTCAAACTTCCTATTCAACATTCAAGGAAAAACATCATGGTAAACCATTAGAACAAAATCACTGTTTTCCATGATTGACTATCCTAAATATTCTAATGAAATTTGCGTCTCCTATGAAAAACAATTGTGAATGTTTAATCCAAAATGTTTACAATAATTAGCAGCAGCTAACTCGTTTTTTATAAATCGTCTAGATAAATAGATCAACCCCAGAAAAGACAAAAACATGGTAAATAAAGTACTTCTTTTAATGGCAACGGCTGTCCTGGCACTTTCCTGTAGTCAAAAAACCAAGGAAAGGGATCCTAATACACTTGGAGAATTCAGCGCAGAACACGCCACAGATGCCGAGAAAAACACAAATTCAAATTTTAAGTTGGACATGAATAGAATTGCTTTGTCTGATGTTGAAATTGGTGTTTTTCCATTCATCAACTTGTCGCATGGATTAGAAGAAATGAACAAACCTCTTGTTCGCGAGTTTGATGTATGTTTCTTTCCTATCGATGGAATCATGACACCCTTGGAAGGAAATTTATATAAAACCTCGATATCGCCGAAGCGTGGAGAGGATTTCTCCCAGCATTATTTTGAAAAAAGCATGGCGAAGTATTTAGATTCCATTGGGGCGGTCAAAGTTTTTGATGGAGAGATTAGTAAAGATGAATACGATCGATATCACAAACAAGACCCCAACAAAGGCGGAGAAGGTGATATGGGCTACGCGGGTCAAAACATAAAATTTTGGGTTCTACGTGCTAAAAATCAAGGGAATATCTATATTCAATATCATGCTTACAATGCGGGGGCATCGCTCAAC encodes:
- a CDS encoding OmpA family protein — its product is MVNKVLLLMATAVLALSCSQKTKERDPNTLGEFSAEHATDAEKNTNSNFKLDMNRIALSDVEIGVFPFINLSHGLEEMNKPLVREFDVCFFPIDGIMTPLEGNLYKTSISPKRGEDFSQHYFEKSMAKYLDSIGAVKVFDGEISKDEYDRYHKQDPNKGGEGDMGYAGQNIKFWVLRAKNQGNIYIQYHAYNAGASLNILQEADFTQTISKVTAEEIAKELSENGKAILYINFEVDQSKISDEGMEIVKQIGEALNSDKSLKIAIEGHTDKTGDPSKNKILSNDRANAVMLALVTDGIDQSRLTANGFGSEKPLIADDSEKNQAKNRRVELIRIN